A window of Terriglobus sp. RCC_193 contains these coding sequences:
- a CDS encoding DUF885 family protein, whose product MRITPALLLACTAVSVCVSLPAQTSVADRVTAQNALFEEYFQNGLKRNPTGATSFGDYRYNDKLGDYSLASIQRDHAENDDFLKRLKAISTDGMSDTDTTSHALLQDRLERGDVGYALKNYEMPINQQNGVHTGMADLPLSMPFDSVKHYEDYIARLKQIPRVLSETTDVMRIGLQDGLMPPKIITEKLAGQCDGVVKANPFLLPTKKFPASFSDADKTRLTQEIHDAVNGDVLPAYARFSAFLRSDYAPKGREALSIESLPDGKRRYAEAVKQMTTLDITPAAVHQLGLDEVKRITAEMTVLAKKAGYKDLATWRAAINSDPKWKPQSEEQIVEDFRKYIAQMEPKLPELFGLLPKSPVTVEPIPDFAAAEATHYNAGTPDGKRPGRVVVAVANPMTRTLVLDEAVAYHEGVPGHHMQISVAQQLKGLPKFRLRGGYSAFSEGWALYAEELGKEVGFYQNPVSDYGRLNSELFRAVRLVVDTGIHDKGWTRQQVIDYMHANDVNDALAQTETDRYIAWPGQALSYKMGQLEIRKLREKAKAKLGAKFDIKAFHDEVLNGGALPLTVLDARVSKWIDEQAKK is encoded by the coding sequence ATGCGAATTACGCCTGCCCTGTTGCTTGCCTGCACAGCCGTTTCTGTGTGCGTTTCACTGCCTGCCCAGACTTCCGTTGCGGACCGTGTGACGGCGCAGAATGCGCTGTTTGAGGAGTATTTCCAGAACGGCCTGAAGCGCAACCCTACTGGCGCAACGTCGTTCGGCGACTACCGCTACAACGATAAGCTGGGCGACTATTCGCTTGCCTCCATCCAGCGTGACCACGCCGAGAACGATGATTTCCTGAAGCGGCTGAAGGCCATCTCCACAGACGGCATGAGCGATACCGATACAACATCGCATGCGCTGTTGCAGGATCGGCTGGAGCGCGGCGATGTGGGCTATGCGCTGAAGAACTATGAGATGCCCATCAATCAGCAGAACGGCGTGCACACCGGAATGGCTGATCTGCCGCTGAGCATGCCGTTCGATTCGGTGAAGCATTACGAGGACTACATTGCGCGTTTGAAGCAGATTCCGCGCGTGCTGAGCGAGACCACGGACGTGATGCGCATTGGCCTGCAAGACGGCCTGATGCCGCCGAAGATCATTACGGAAAAGCTGGCAGGACAGTGCGATGGTGTGGTGAAGGCGAACCCGTTTCTATTGCCCACGAAGAAGTTTCCTGCCAGTTTCAGCGATGCGGATAAGACGCGACTGACGCAGGAGATCCATGATGCAGTGAACGGCGATGTTCTTCCCGCGTATGCCAGGTTCTCCGCGTTCCTGCGCAGTGATTATGCGCCAAAGGGACGCGAGGCGCTCTCGATTGAATCGCTGCCGGATGGCAAGCGCCGCTATGCTGAAGCCGTGAAGCAGATGACGACGCTGGACATTACGCCTGCAGCGGTTCATCAGCTTGGTCTGGATGAGGTGAAGCGCATCACGGCTGAGATGACCGTGCTGGCGAAGAAGGCTGGATACAAGGATCTGGCAACGTGGCGCGCGGCGATCAACAGCGATCCGAAATGGAAGCCGCAGAGCGAAGAACAGATTGTGGAAGACTTCCGCAAGTACATTGCGCAGATGGAGCCGAAGTTGCCGGAGCTGTTCGGTCTGTTGCCAAAGTCGCCTGTCACAGTGGAGCCCATTCCTGATTTTGCCGCTGCGGAAGCCACGCATTACAACGCAGGCACGCCGGATGGAAAACGTCCGGGGCGTGTGGTGGTTGCGGTTGCGAATCCGATGACACGCACGCTGGTGCTGGATGAGGCCGTTGCGTATCACGAGGGAGTGCCGGGCCATCACATGCAGATCAGCGTGGCGCAGCAGTTGAAGGGATTGCCGAAGTTCCGTCTGCGCGGTGGCTATTCGGCTTTCAGTGAAGGCTGGGCGCTGTATGCGGAAGAGCTGGGCAAGGAAGTTGGTTTCTACCAGAACCCTGTCAGCGACTACGGACGTTTGAACAGCGAACTGTTCCGCGCGGTGCGTCTCGTTGTGGACACCGGCATTCATGACAAGGGATGGACACGGCAGCAGGTGATTGATTACATGCACGCCAACGATGTAAACGATGCGCTGGCGCAGACCGAGACCGACCGCTACATTGCATGGCCGGGACAGGCTCTGAGTTACAAGATGGGACAGCTTGAGATTCGCAAGCTGCGCGAGAAAGCAAAGGCGAAGCTGGGCGCGAAGTTCGACATCAAGGCGTTTCATGACGAGGTGCTGAACGGCGGCGCGTTGCCGTTGACCGTGCTGGATGCGCGTGTGTCGAAGTGGATTGACGAGCAGGCGAAGAAGTAA
- a CDS encoding protein jag, translating to MQDLKTAAQQTQDFLRMLTSTGGFKLRFRIVAGAGAADPDGLEDRLIYVELSGPDEQMLLQRDGELLRSLEHVCAKILRLEPEEHDRISFDACGYKAARNREILDLAEEGIEAVKNSRKPYRFEPMSSRERRMLHLALKRAEGLRTESSGEGPSRFVVLYPEGWQVRERDDRAAKIRERFRRR from the coding sequence ATGCAGGATCTGAAGACCGCAGCCCAGCAGACACAAGACTTTCTGAGAATGCTGACCTCCACCGGTGGGTTCAAACTCCGCTTCCGCATTGTGGCCGGTGCGGGCGCCGCTGATCCGGATGGGCTTGAGGACCGCCTGATCTATGTGGAGTTGAGCGGCCCGGATGAGCAGATGCTGTTGCAGCGCGACGGTGAGTTGCTGCGCTCGCTGGAGCATGTGTGCGCGAAGATTCTGCGCCTGGAGCCGGAAGAACACGACCGCATCAGCTTCGATGCCTGCGGCTATAAGGCGGCCCGTAATCGCGAGATCCTGGACCTGGCCGAAGAGGGCATTGAGGCCGTGAAGAACAGCCGTAAGCCCTATCGCTTTGAGCCCATGAGCAGCCGCGAACGCCGCATGCTGCACCTGGCGCTGAAGCGTGCCGAGGGGCTGCGTACGGAGTCCAGCGGTGAGGGGCCGAGCCGGTTCGTGGTGCTGTACCCGGAAGGCTGGCAGGTACGCGAACGTGATGACCGCGCCGCGAAGATTCGTGAACGCTTCCGTCGTCGATAA
- the yidC gene encoding membrane protein insertase YidC, producing the protein MAEIKNPNQGGGGSQSNTTFLVMLVVMFGVFAGLQFYKSKQKQPLQPPTAQTQTANAPVSAPTGSKAEFNAKAVQAPAASGASNTVSAAAEQTTTIENELYKITFTNRGAEVRSWVLKKFKSRYGAPLDLVNAKASQQFGFPMSLHTYDAGTTAGLKQALFVPSATGNLTAPQTLTYHYTQGNVDVTKTFSFDSTYVLKATVSATVNGSPVRALLAWPAGFGDQEQVLDYNGSRIETMKDGKAEHIEFKKVSGGETLNAPLQYAGTSDGYFAAAFLPDDAGSATAVTLHNTIDVNKLHRDGTVSEKALDVPVVGIAVGNTDNTSSMRVFVGPKSVDVLKGITVSGSSATLEPLVDFGFWGPFAKALFLLLNWIHDHVASNWGWAIVVLTIVVNVVILPFRYQTMKSGLKMQRIQPQMDAIKAKYAKYKVTDPKRADMNSEIMALQKENGVNMFGGCVPTLLTFPLLFAMLGMLPKVVELREAHWFWLHDLTVADPYHILPIVMVLTQFLTQFYMPAPGMDPQQQKMMAFTMPLFSGFITWNYSSGLALYWCVGNIIMILAQFAMNQTKEGREMRELAAKRARRKAGQPRTIQGKR; encoded by the coding sequence GTGGCAGAGATCAAGAACCCTAATCAGGGAGGTGGCGGCTCACAGAGCAATACCACCTTCCTCGTAATGTTGGTCGTCATGTTCGGCGTGTTTGCCGGGCTTCAGTTCTATAAGTCGAAGCAGAAGCAGCCACTGCAGCCGCCTACGGCGCAGACGCAAACCGCGAATGCCCCGGTCAGCGCGCCTACCGGCAGCAAGGCCGAGTTCAACGCGAAGGCGGTGCAGGCCCCCGCGGCCAGCGGTGCCAGCAACACGGTTTCTGCTGCGGCAGAGCAGACCACGACGATTGAAAACGAGCTGTACAAGATCACCTTTACCAATCGCGGCGCCGAAGTGCGCTCGTGGGTGTTGAAGAAGTTCAAGAGCCGCTATGGCGCTCCGCTGGACCTGGTGAATGCGAAGGCGAGCCAGCAGTTTGGCTTCCCCATGTCGCTGCACACATATGACGCAGGCACCACCGCCGGGCTGAAGCAGGCGCTGTTTGTGCCCAGCGCGACAGGCAACCTGACCGCTCCGCAGACCCTGACGTATCACTACACGCAGGGCAACGTGGATGTGACCAAGACGTTCAGCTTTGACAGCACGTACGTGCTGAAGGCAACGGTCAGCGCGACGGTGAATGGATCGCCGGTACGCGCCCTGCTGGCTTGGCCCGCGGGCTTTGGCGACCAGGAGCAGGTGCTGGACTACAACGGATCGCGCATTGAAACGATGAAGGACGGCAAGGCCGAACACATCGAATTCAAGAAGGTTTCCGGCGGCGAAACGCTGAATGCTCCGCTGCAGTATGCGGGCACGTCGGACGGTTATTTTGCCGCGGCTTTTCTGCCCGACGACGCCGGTTCCGCAACCGCAGTCACGCTGCACAACACGATTGACGTGAACAAACTGCACCGCGATGGAACAGTCTCAGAGAAGGCCCTGGATGTTCCGGTGGTGGGAATTGCCGTGGGCAACACGGACAACACCAGCAGCATGCGTGTGTTCGTTGGACCGAAATCCGTGGACGTTCTGAAGGGCATTACGGTCTCGGGATCGAGTGCGACTCTGGAACCGCTCGTCGACTTCGGCTTCTGGGGACCGTTCGCAAAGGCCCTGTTCCTGCTGCTGAACTGGATTCACGATCACGTTGCCAGCAACTGGGGATGGGCGATTGTGGTGCTCACCATCGTGGTGAACGTTGTGATCCTGCCCTTCCGCTACCAGACCATGAAGAGCGGCCTGAAGATGCAGCGTATCCAGCCGCAGATGGACGCCATCAAGGCGAAGTATGCCAAGTACAAGGTGACCGATCCGAAGCGCGCCGACATGAACAGCGAAATCATGGCGCTGCAGAAGGAAAACGGCGTGAACATGTTTGGCGGCTGCGTTCCCACGCTGCTGACGTTCCCGCTGCTGTTTGCCATGCTGGGCATGTTGCCCAAGGTGGTGGAGCTGCGTGAGGCACACTGGTTCTGGCTGCATGACCTGACGGTTGCCGACCCGTACCACATCCTGCCCATTGTGATGGTGCTGACGCAGTTCCTGACGCAGTTCTACATGCCTGCACCGGGCATGGACCCGCAGCAGCAGAAGATGATGGCATTCACCATGCCGCTGTTCTCCGGCTTCATTACGTGGAACTACTCGTCGGGTCTGGCACTGTACTGGTGCGTGGGTAACATCATCATGATCCTGGCGCAGTTTGCCATGAATCAAACCAAGGAAGGCCGCGAGATGCGCGAACTGGCAGCAAAGCGCGCACGCCGCAAGGCAGGCCAGCCGCGCACCATCCAAGGCAAACGATAA
- the rbsK gene encoding ribokinase, with protein MSVILVVGSINLDLVSTVDRIPTPGETLLGSSFATIPGGKGANQAVAAARLGAAVHMIGRVGADSFGELLRNALIVEKIDTSTVVTVEGPSGVAAITVAADGNNSIVVTPAANATLQPADIVAARAEIRKASIVLAQLETPLETVAALAKECGDAKIPFILDPAPAQPLPLDLLRCVTWLTPNESETRTLLGRTTAMTEAKAAERLLALGTRNVILKLGPRGAYLAGADVPTPVLVPTPDLRPVDTTAAGDCFNGAFAVALTEGRTPVEAARFACAAAALSITRSGAQTGMPYRADVDALLKSQSNS; from the coding sequence ATGAGCGTGATCCTTGTCGTTGGAAGCATCAATCTGGACCTGGTCAGCACCGTGGACCGCATCCCCACGCCTGGTGAAACGCTGCTGGGGAGCAGTTTTGCTACCATCCCCGGCGGCAAGGGCGCCAATCAGGCCGTCGCGGCCGCGCGCCTGGGAGCCGCCGTCCACATGATCGGACGCGTCGGCGCAGACAGCTTTGGTGAACTTCTGCGCAATGCGCTGATTGTGGAGAAAATTGACACCTCCACGGTGGTCACTGTGGAAGGCCCAAGCGGCGTAGCCGCCATCACGGTAGCCGCAGATGGCAACAACAGCATCGTCGTCACACCCGCAGCCAACGCCACCCTGCAACCCGCGGATATCGTCGCCGCACGCGCGGAGATTCGCAAAGCCTCAATCGTCCTGGCGCAGTTGGAGACGCCGCTGGAAACCGTTGCAGCGCTGGCAAAGGAATGCGGCGACGCCAAAATCCCATTCATCCTCGACCCTGCTCCGGCACAGCCATTGCCGCTGGACCTGCTGCGCTGCGTTACCTGGCTCACGCCAAACGAATCGGAAACACGCACACTGCTGGGCCGCACCACTGCCATGACAGAAGCCAAAGCGGCAGAACGCCTGCTGGCTTTGGGCACACGCAACGTCATCCTGAAGCTGGGGCCGCGCGGCGCTTACCTGGCCGGTGCGGACGTGCCAACGCCTGTGCTGGTCCCCACACCCGACCTCCGCCCCGTAGATACCACCGCCGCCGGCGACTGCTTTAACGGAGCATTCGCCGTTGCGCTCACAGAAGGCCGCACTCCCGTCGAAGCAGCACGTTTCGCATGCGCCGCCGCCGCACTTTCCATCACACGTTCCGGCGCGCAGACAGGCATGCCCTATCGAGCAGACGTGGACGCGCTGTTGAAATCACAGAGCAACTCGTAA
- a CDS encoding type II toxin-antitoxin system ParD family antitoxin → MPQRNVNLTEHFDQFIDAAIESGRFSNASEIVREGLRLLEQREREDQARIEWLRSAAKEGFDAIERGDSISLGSDAEIASFLKGARKKALARAS, encoded by the coding sequence ATGCCGCAGCGCAACGTGAACTTAACGGAACATTTCGACCAGTTCATTGATGCCGCCATTGAGTCCGGTCGCTTCAGCAATGCCAGTGAGATTGTGCGGGAAGGGCTTCGACTGCTGGAACAACGCGAACGTGAAGATCAGGCCAGGATCGAATGGCTGCGTTCGGCTGCGAAAGAGGGCTTTGATGCCATCGAGCGCGGCGACTCTATCTCTCTGGGGTCTGATGCGGAGATCGCTTCGTTCCTGAAAGGCGCACGTAAAAAGGCCTTGGCTCGCGCCAGCTAA
- a CDS encoding type II toxin-antitoxin system RelE/ParE family toxin, translated as MATPKKHLPILRVSGPAQRDVADILAWNSRNFGAAAALLYEALFAQALKDIRNDPFRLGTKERPELKVKGVRTYHLFFSRDHVLGERVKEPRHFLLYRIGKDGAIEIGRILHDSRDLKRHLPAEYGREIET; from the coding sequence ATGGCAACTCCGAAGAAACATCTCCCCATATTGCGTGTCAGTGGCCCTGCGCAGCGGGATGTGGCGGACATCCTTGCGTGGAATTCCCGGAACTTCGGAGCAGCAGCGGCTCTGCTTTACGAGGCCTTGTTTGCACAGGCGCTCAAAGACATCCGCAACGATCCATTTCGACTCGGGACCAAAGAACGCCCGGAACTAAAAGTGAAAGGCGTCAGAACGTATCATCTCTTTTTCAGCCGCGATCATGTCTTGGGAGAGCGCGTAAAGGAACCACGTCACTTCCTGCTCTATCGCATTGGGAAAGACGGCGCGATTGAAATTGGCCGTATCCTGCATGACAGTCGTGACCTGAAACGTCACCTGCCAGCGGAATACGGCCGTGAAATCGAAACATAG